In Caldicoprobacter guelmensis, the sequence TTGAGAGATGATATTTTTGAGATAGTGGACTTTGCTTATGGTTTGGGGATAAAGAACATAAACGTCACTACCAACGGTTTTTTAAATGATGATTGTATACGGAAAATCATCGAAAGCAAGCTGGAAGGCATTAATGTTTCTCTTGATACGCTGGACAGGGAAAAGTACCGGCGGTTGACCGGAGTGGATGGATTGGATGTGGTGATAAACGCCATTAAGGCGTTGTCGAAGTATAAAAAGGTAAAGCTCAATACGGTTTTATTGAAAACGGTGAACTCCGATGAGGTGGAGAATTTAATTTTGTTTGCCAAAGGCAACGATGTCATTGTAAGGTTTATTGAGCTTATGCCCATTGGAGTGGCCAACCGCATATTTAATAAGGAGTTTGTGAGCACGCGCAACGTCTTGAAAAAGTTTAAAGGCTTTCAAAAGGTTGATGACTGTGAAAAATCTGTTGCAGAATACTATTACATTGAGGACTTTGAGGCTGTTGTGGGTTTTATAAAAGCGATGTCGGAACACTTTTGCAGCCGATGCAATAAGGTGAGGGTCTCATCAAGAGGCGTCCTGTACAACT encodes:
- the moaA gene encoding GTP 3',8-cyclase MoaA; the encoded protein is MRDGFSREIEYLRLSVTERCNFFCRYCRTKDACAFEAQAGELTTQDFFKIISAFKTLGIKKLRLTGGEPFLRDDIFEIVDFAYGLGIKNINVTTNGFLNDDCIRKIIESKLEGINVSLDTLDREKYRRLTGVDGLDVVINAIKALSKYKKVKLNTVLLKTVNSDEVENLILFAKGNDVIVRFIELMPIGVANRIFNKEFVSTRNVLKKFKGFQKVDDCEKSVAEYYYIEDFEAVVGFIKAMSEHFCSRCNKVRVSSRGVLYNCLFDENGFDLKEYLTSEDVLVEKINQFVMQKKFARSAATSTMMFKIGG